In the Hordeum vulgare subsp. vulgare chromosome 7H, MorexV3_pseudomolecules_assembly, whole genome shotgun sequence genome, one interval contains:
- the LOC123408040 gene encoding uncharacterized protein LOC123408040 — translation MPPPLSFLHPPPNPPVLHPSPFHHHAPHRLSLRADPPLRAAAAAASDNPYSAAPTAVDVEMFRGGDGVWTARNPTVVVLWDLDNKPPRGPPFEAATSLREAASLLGRVDSVSAFANRHAFTHLPAWVSADRRERRALDRAERTGAAAPPVPYSCAVCGRRFPTRPDLARHFRQLHERERNKKLGRLRSLKGKKRQKFRERYISGNTKYQDAARELLTPKVGYGLDSELRRAGVHVRTVPDKPQAADQALKRQVKHAIACGVDWVVLVSDDSDFTDTVRNARAAALRMVVVGDGCRALGKVADIWLPWDSVQNGEVDEEMMRSGKVPQFRYEEHDEQDDDDEFIVDWDTNELDDVVDDIVTSRTKVFGATTMSAFAEEDIVDGVLGLRQKEDDMLWSRDDEDEDGYL, via the coding sequence ATGCCGCCGCCACTCTCCTTCCTCCACCCACCTCCCAACCCGCCTGTCCTCCACCCCTCTCCCTTCCACCACCACGCCCCCCACCGCCTCTCCCTCCGCGCCGACCCCCCGctccgagcggcggcggcggcggcatccgATAACCCGTACTCGGCGGCGCCCACTGCGGTGGACGTCGAGATGTTCCGCGGCGGGGACGGCGTGTGGACGGCGCGGAACCCGACGGTGGTGGTGCTATGGGACCTCGACAACAAGCCCCCGCGCGGGCCGCCCTTCGAGGCTGCCACCTCCCTCCGcgaggcggcctccctcctcGGCCGCGTCGACTCCGTCTCCGCCTTCGCCAACCGCCACGCCTTCACCCACCTCCCCGCCTGGGTCTCCGCCGACCGCCGCGAGCGCCGCGCCCTCGACCGCGCGGAGCGCACgggcgccgccgccccgcccgtcCCCTACTCCTGCGCCGTCTGCGGCCGCCGCTTCCCCACCCGCCCCGACCTCGCCCGCCACTTCCGCCAGCTCCACGAGCGCGAGCGCAACAAGAAGCTCGGCCGCCTCCGCTCCCTCAAGGGCAAGAAGCGCCAGAAGTTCCGCGAGCGCTACATCTCCGGCAACACCAAGTACCAGGACGCCGCGCGAGAGCTCCTCACCCCCAAGGTCGGCTACGGGCTCGATTCCGAGCTCCGGCGAGCCGGCGTCCATGTCCGCACCGTCCCGGACAAGCCGCAGGCTGCCGACCAGGCGCTGAAACGTCAGGTGAAGCACGCCATTGCCTGCGGCGTCGACTGGGTCGTGCTCGTCTCCGATGACTCCGACTTCACTGACACGGTGCGCAATGCACGCGCTGCCGCCCTGAGGATGGTCGTGGTTGGGGACGGGTGCCGCGCGCTCGGGAAGGTTGCTGATATTTGGCTGCCTTGGGACAGCGTGCAAAATGGGGAGGTTGATGAGGAGATGATGCGGAGTGGGAAGGTTCCACAGTTTAGATATGAAGAGCACGatgagcaagatgatgatgatgagttcaTAGTGGATTGGGATACGAATGAActggatgatgttgttgatgaCATTGTTACAAGCAGGACCAAGGTGTTTGGTGCTACAACAATGTCTGCATTTGCTGAAgaggacattgttgatggtgtATTGGGGCTTCGACAGAAGGAGGATGACATGCTTTGGAGTagagacgacgaggatgaggatggttATTTGTGA
- the LOC123408042 gene encoding ethylene-responsive transcription factor RAP2-9-like codes for MEREATAFYPPAPAPPQRPTLAQPLSSRAPPSGVTVASAGRGGGGGAGRQYRGVRMRKWGKWVAEIREPNKRSRIWLGSYATAVAAARAYDTAVFYLRGRSARLNFPDQLLDGAPAAPGDLTAAAIRKKAAEVGARVDALHSGGILVPGAPLPAPPSSPSQRRRPKNPDLNREPTPDTDDDE; via the coding sequence ATGGAGAGGGAAGCCACGGCCTTCtacccgccggcgccggcgccgccgcaGCGGCCGACGCTCGCGCAGCCGCTCTCgtcccgcgcgccgccgtccggcGTCACGGTCGCCAGcgcggggcggggaggagggggaggggcgggCAGGCAGTACCGCGGGGTGCGCATGCGCAAGTGGGGCAAGTGGGTGGCCGAGATCCGGGAGCCCAACAAGCGGTCGCGGATCTGGCTCGGCTCCTACgccaccgccgtcgccgccgcccgcgCCTACGACACCGCCGTCTTCTACCTCCGCGGCCGCTCCGCGCGCCTCAACTTCCCCGACCAGCTCCTCGACGGCGCCCCCGCGGCGCCGGgcgacctcaccgccgccgccatccGCAAGAAGGCCGCCGAGGTCGGCGCGCGCGTCGACGCGCTCCACTCCGGCGGGATCCTTGTTCCCGGCGCCCCTCTCCCGGccccgccgtcgtcgccgtcccAGCGCCGCCGGCCCAAGAACCCCGACCTCAACCGGGAGCCCAcccccgacaccgacgacgacgagtgA